A genomic stretch from Kribbella amoyensis includes:
- a CDS encoding GMC oxidoreductase — translation MSFDQDVLIIGSGFGGSVSALRLVEKGYRVAVLEAGARFEDEGFAKNSWDKSRFLYAPRLGWYGIQRISALRDVIILSGAGVGGGSLVYANTLYEPLPAFYTDRQWAHITDWKDELAPYYDQAKRMLGVTTYPHFTPADQVMKQVADDMGAGDTFHPTPVGVFFGEPGVEVDDPYFGGAGPRRTGCIDCGECMTGCRHNAKNTLTKNYLYLAEQAGAEVYPMTTVTSVEPLPGGGYAVETRRTSNRKKTRRFTARQVIFAASALGTAKLLHRMRDEGKLPRLSDRLGVLTRTNSESLLGAIALDRTVDYSRGVAITSSFHPDDITHIEPVRYGKGSNAMSLLQTVLTDGDGDVPRWRTWLKELGVQRKNIRRLYDLKHWSERTVIALVMQTADNSITTFGKRDRFGRWRLTSKQGHGAPNPAWIPVANEVVRRMARIMRGTPGGTIGEPFNVPMTAHFIGGCAIGDSAETGVVDPYHRVYGYEGLHVLDGSTISANLGVNPSLTITAQAERALSFWPNQGEADQRPDLGAPYERVAAVTPRNPVVPADAPGALRLPIVEITDRRPVTKP, via the coding sequence ATGAGCTTCGACCAGGACGTACTGATCATCGGCTCCGGGTTCGGCGGCAGCGTCAGCGCCCTGCGCCTGGTGGAGAAGGGGTACCGGGTCGCCGTGCTCGAGGCCGGGGCCCGGTTCGAGGACGAGGGGTTCGCGAAGAACTCCTGGGACAAGAGCCGGTTCCTCTACGCGCCGCGCCTCGGCTGGTACGGGATCCAGCGGATCAGCGCGCTGCGGGACGTGATCATCCTGTCCGGCGCGGGCGTCGGCGGCGGCAGCCTGGTCTACGCCAACACCCTGTACGAGCCGCTGCCCGCGTTCTACACCGACCGCCAGTGGGCCCATATCACCGACTGGAAGGACGAGCTCGCCCCGTACTACGACCAGGCGAAACGGATGCTCGGCGTCACCACGTACCCGCACTTCACCCCGGCGGACCAAGTGATGAAGCAGGTCGCCGACGACATGGGCGCCGGGGACACCTTCCACCCGACCCCGGTCGGCGTGTTCTTCGGTGAGCCTGGGGTCGAGGTGGACGACCCGTACTTCGGTGGCGCGGGGCCCCGGCGGACCGGGTGTATCGACTGTGGCGAGTGCATGACCGGCTGCCGGCACAACGCGAAGAACACGCTCACCAAGAACTACCTGTACCTGGCCGAGCAGGCCGGCGCCGAGGTGTACCCGATGACCACGGTGACCTCGGTCGAACCGCTGCCGGGCGGCGGGTACGCGGTCGAGACCCGGCGGACGTCGAACCGGAAGAAGACCCGCCGGTTCACCGCTCGTCAGGTGATCTTCGCGGCCTCGGCGCTCGGGACCGCCAAGCTGCTGCACCGGATGCGGGACGAGGGCAAGCTGCCGCGGTTGTCCGACCGGCTCGGCGTGCTGACCCGGACGAACTCGGAGTCGTTGCTCGGCGCCATCGCGCTGGACCGGACCGTGGACTACAGCCGCGGGGTCGCGATCACCTCGTCGTTCCACCCCGACGACATCACCCACATCGAGCCGGTCCGGTACGGCAAGGGCAGCAACGCGATGTCGTTGCTGCAGACCGTGCTGACCGACGGCGACGGCGACGTCCCGAGGTGGCGCACCTGGCTCAAGGAACTCGGCGTTCAGCGCAAGAACATCCGCCGGCTGTACGACCTGAAGCACTGGTCCGAGCGGACCGTGATCGCGCTGGTGATGCAGACCGCGGACAACTCGATCACCACCTTCGGCAAGCGGGACCGGTTCGGCCGCTGGCGGCTGACCTCGAAGCAGGGCCACGGGGCCCCGAACCCGGCCTGGATCCCGGTCGCGAACGAGGTGGTCCGGCGGATGGCCAGGATCATGCGGGGCACCCCGGGGGGCACCATCGGGGAGCCGTTCAACGTCCCGATGACGGCGCACTTCATCGGCGGCTGCGCGATCGGCGACTCGGCCGAGACCGGCGTGGTGGACCCGTACCACCGGGTCTACGGGTACGAGGGCCTGCACGTCCTGGACGGCTCGACGATCTCCGCGAACCTCGGCGTCAACCCGTCCCTGACGATCACCGCGCAGGCCGAGCGGGCGCTGTCCTTCTGGCCGAACCAGGGCGAGGCGGACCAGCGGCCGGACCTCGGGGCGCCCTACGAGCGGGTGGCGGCCGTCACGCCGCGGAATCCGGTGGTCCCGGCCGACGCCCCGGGAGCACTACGGTTACCCAT
- a CDS encoding succinic semialdehyde dehydrogenase, whose amino-acid sequence MSEQTSIPADPELDPTASYATDQSVIRRLAGLLRASAGPRTHYAPATGQPVAELPVSAPDDVVKAVRSARRTQLSWKGVPLADRAAILLRYHDLVLDHRHELVDLVLLESGKARKQAFEEVAHVALTARYYGRKAAELLGPQRKLGMFPVLTRAEQRFVPKGVVGIISPWNYPLSMAMADGLPAVLAGNTVVHKPDSQTPLTALRAIELLYEAGLPRDAWQPVNGDGPTVGGAIIQNTDYVCFTGSTRTGRLVAQQAGERLIGCSLELGGKNPMLVLRDADIHRAAEGAVRACFNSAGQLCVSMERLYVADQVYDAFVTAFLDRVKKLRLSAGTGWDVDMGSLISKDQLDAVSRHVDDARAKGAVVLAGGKARPDLGPLFYEPTVLSGVTPEMDCFDTETFGPVVSLYRFSDESEAIQRANEGEFGLNASVWTRDGRRGRAIAAQLVAGTVNVNEGYAATFGSIDTPMGGMRASGLGRRQGVEGIRRYVDAQAIATQRLLPIAASHGLSDESYAELMTGALRVLKKLGRA is encoded by the coding sequence ATGAGCGAGCAGACCTCGATTCCGGCCGATCCCGAGCTCGACCCGACCGCCTCGTACGCGACCGACCAGTCGGTCATCCGCCGGTTGGCCGGTCTGCTCCGCGCCTCGGCGGGCCCCCGCACCCACTACGCCCCGGCGACCGGGCAGCCGGTGGCCGAGCTGCCGGTCTCCGCGCCGGACGACGTGGTGAAGGCGGTCCGCTCCGCCCGCCGGACCCAGCTCAGCTGGAAGGGCGTCCCGCTCGCCGACCGCGCCGCGATCTTGCTCCGGTACCACGACCTCGTCCTCGACCACCGGCACGAGCTGGTCGACCTGGTCCTGCTGGAGTCGGGCAAGGCGCGCAAGCAGGCCTTCGAGGAAGTCGCCCACGTCGCGCTCACCGCCCGGTACTACGGGCGCAAGGCCGCCGAGTTGCTCGGGCCACAGCGCAAGCTGGGCATGTTCCCGGTGCTCACCCGGGCCGAGCAGCGGTTCGTGCCGAAGGGCGTCGTCGGCATCATCTCGCCGTGGAACTACCCACTCAGCATGGCGATGGCGGACGGGCTCCCCGCGGTGCTGGCCGGCAACACGGTCGTGCACAAGCCGGACAGCCAGACCCCGCTGACCGCGCTCCGGGCGATCGAGCTGCTGTACGAGGCGGGGCTGCCGCGGGACGCCTGGCAGCCGGTGAACGGCGACGGCCCGACCGTCGGCGGCGCGATCATCCAGAACACCGACTACGTCTGCTTCACCGGGTCGACCAGGACCGGGCGGCTGGTGGCGCAGCAGGCCGGTGAGCGGCTGATCGGCTGCAGCCTCGAGCTCGGCGGCAAGAACCCGATGCTCGTCCTCCGCGACGCCGACATCCACCGCGCCGCCGAGGGCGCCGTCCGCGCCTGCTTCAACAGCGCGGGCCAGCTGTGCGTCTCGATGGAGCGGCTGTACGTCGCGGACCAGGTGTACGACGCCTTCGTCACCGCGTTCCTCGACCGGGTGAAGAAGCTGCGACTGTCGGCCGGGACCGGCTGGGACGTGGACATGGGCTCGCTGATCTCGAAGGACCAGCTGGACGCCGTGAGCCGGCACGTCGACGACGCCCGGGCCAAAGGCGCCGTGGTCCTGGCCGGTGGCAAGGCCCGTCCGGATCTGGGCCCGCTCTTCTACGAGCCGACCGTGCTGTCCGGCGTGACACCCGAGATGGACTGCTTCGACACCGAGACCTTCGGCCCGGTGGTATCGCTGTACCGGTTCTCCGACGAGTCCGAGGCGATCCAGCGCGCGAACGAGGGCGAGTTCGGGCTGAACGCGAGCGTCTGGACCCGGGACGGCCGGCGCGGCCGGGCGATCGCGGCCCAGCTGGTCGCCGGGACGGTCAACGTGAACGAGGGCTACGCGGCCACGTTCGGCTCGATCGACACCCCGATGGGCGGGATGCGCGCGTCCGGGCTCGGCCGCCGGCAGGGTGTCGAGGGCATCCGCCGGTACGTCGACGCGCAGGCGATCGCGACCCAGCGACTGCTGCCGATCGCGGCCTCGCACGGGCTGAGCGACGAGTCGTACGCCGAGCTGATGACGGGTGCGCTGCGGGTGCTGAAGAAGCTCGGCCGGGCCTGA
- a CDS encoding TIGR03086 family metal-binding protein, which translates to MDVVELHGRAAGEFVRLVGVVGSEQWDSATPCSDWDVRTLVNHVVNEERWTVPLMAGQTIEDVGDSLDGDLLGDDPATAAAEAERAAQASMGGPVARGDQVHLSYGNEDAAEYVWQLTADHLIHGWDLAKAIGAEPRLDPDVVDAVSGWFTEREELYREGGAIAERVSTADDPASRLLGAFGRDPSWTPAHVSG; encoded by the coding sequence ATGGATGTCGTGGAACTGCACGGCCGGGCCGCCGGGGAGTTCGTCCGCTTGGTCGGGGTTGTCGGGAGCGAACAGTGGGACTCGGCGACGCCCTGTTCCGACTGGGATGTGCGGACGTTGGTGAATCACGTCGTCAACGAGGAACGCTGGACGGTCCCGTTGATGGCAGGGCAGACGATCGAGGACGTCGGGGACTCACTGGACGGGGACCTGCTCGGCGACGACCCCGCTACCGCGGCCGCCGAGGCGGAGCGGGCTGCCCAGGCATCGATGGGCGGGCCGGTGGCTCGTGGGGACCAGGTGCACCTGTCGTACGGGAACGAGGACGCCGCGGAGTACGTGTGGCAGTTGACGGCCGACCACCTGATCCACGGCTGGGACCTGGCGAAGGCGATCGGTGCCGAGCCACGGCTGGATCCCGACGTGGTGGACGCGGTGTCCGGCTGGTTCACCGAGCGGGAGGAGCTGTACCGCGAGGGCGGCGCGATCGCGGAGCGGGTGAGCACGGCCGACGACCCGGCGAGCCGGTTGCTCGGGGCCTTCGGCCGCGATCCTTCCTGGACACCCGCGCACGTCAGCGGATGA
- a CDS encoding acyl-CoA thioester hydrolase/BAAT C-terminal domain-containing protein produces MTTGVLLLHGSSGKPDLDRARILEDAGYAVVAPRWFDGRISEIPLESFPLDDLAARTDRLVVLGISRGAEAGLLLGTVDPRIDAVIALSPSAYAWPWIENGSYTSPWTWQGEPLPYVPFDPDWEPADDPPSYVDLYRTSVHRYAAEAEAALIPAERFRGELLLVAGGDDRVWPSAEFAQRIALSRGDRVTQVLISASAGHRPLFPGEEPKSGGQRMARGGSYAADRAFGDQVWPHLLRVLDG; encoded by the coding sequence GTGACCACCGGCGTCCTCCTGCTGCACGGGTCCAGCGGCAAGCCCGATCTGGACCGGGCGCGGATCCTGGAGGACGCGGGGTACGCCGTGGTCGCGCCGCGCTGGTTCGACGGCCGGATCAGCGAGATCCCGCTGGAGTCGTTCCCGCTGGACGATCTCGCGGCGCGGACCGACCGCCTGGTCGTGCTGGGCATCTCCCGTGGTGCCGAGGCGGGGTTGCTGCTCGGCACCGTGGATCCCCGGATCGACGCCGTGATCGCGCTGTCGCCGAGCGCGTACGCCTGGCCCTGGATCGAGAACGGCAGCTACACCTCACCGTGGACGTGGCAGGGCGAGCCGCTCCCGTACGTCCCGTTCGACCCCGACTGGGAGCCGGCCGACGACCCACCGAGCTACGTGGACCTCTATCGGACCAGCGTCCACCGGTACGCCGCGGAGGCGGAGGCCGCGTTGATCCCGGCCGAGCGGTTCCGGGGTGAGCTGTTGCTCGTGGCCGGCGGGGACGACCGGGTCTGGCCGTCGGCCGAGTTCGCCCAGCGGATCGCGCTCAGCCGCGGCGACCGGGTGACCCAAGTGCTGATCTCCGCGAGCGCGGGCCACCGGCCGTTGTTCCCGGGGGAGGAGCCGAAGTCGGGCGGTCAGCGGATGGCGCGGGGCGGTTCCTACGCGGCCGACCGGGCCTTCGGGGACCAGGTCTGGCCGCACCTCCTCCGCGTCCTCGACGGCTGA
- a CDS encoding GuaB3 family IMP dehydrogenase-related protein: MTEIEIGRAKRGRQAYAFDDIAIVPSRRTRDPEEVSVAWQIDAYRFELPILAAPMDSVMSPATAIAIGKAGGLGVLNLEGLWTRYEDPTSLLEEITSLGREQVTTRLQEIYSAPIKPELIAQRVQEIRDAGVTVAGALSPQRTKQFSKHVVDAGVDLFVIRGTTVSAEHVSGQAEPLNLKQFIYDLDVPVIVGGCATHQAALHLMRTGAAGVLVGFGGGAAHTTRKVLGVAVPMASAVADVAAARRDYMDESGGRYVHVIADGSVGRSGDVAKAVACGADAVMVGSPLARASDAPGGGFHWGAEAWHADLPRGERVEVGLSGTMEQILFGPSWAPDGTMNLVGALKRAMATTGYTELKEFQRVEVVVG; this comes from the coding sequence ATGACCGAGATCGAGATCGGCCGCGCCAAGCGGGGCCGGCAGGCGTACGCGTTCGACGACATCGCGATCGTGCCGTCGCGACGCACCCGGGACCCCGAGGAGGTCTCGGTCGCCTGGCAGATCGACGCGTACCGGTTCGAGCTGCCGATCCTGGCCGCGCCGATGGACTCGGTGATGTCGCCGGCCACCGCGATCGCGATCGGCAAGGCCGGCGGTCTCGGCGTACTGAACCTCGAGGGCCTGTGGACCCGGTACGAGGACCCGACCTCGCTGCTCGAGGAGATCACCAGCCTCGGCCGGGAGCAGGTCACCACCCGGCTGCAGGAGATCTACTCGGCGCCGATCAAGCCCGAGCTGATCGCCCAGCGGGTGCAGGAGATCCGCGACGCCGGTGTCACCGTGGCCGGGGCGCTGTCGCCGCAGCGGACCAAGCAGTTCTCCAAGCACGTCGTGGACGCGGGCGTCGACCTCTTCGTCATCCGCGGCACCACGGTCTCGGCAGAGCACGTCTCCGGCCAGGCCGAGCCGCTGAACCTCAAGCAGTTCATCTACGACCTCGACGTCCCGGTCATCGTCGGTGGCTGCGCGACCCACCAGGCCGCGCTGCACCTGATGCGGACGGGCGCGGCCGGCGTCCTGGTCGGCTTCGGTGGCGGGGCCGCGCACACGACCCGCAAGGTGCTCGGCGTCGCGGTGCCGATGGCCTCGGCGGTCGCGGACGTCGCGGCCGCCCGGCGTGACTACATGGACGAGTCCGGCGGACGGTACGTGCACGTCATCGCCGACGGGTCGGTCGGCCGGTCCGGTGACGTGGCGAAGGCGGTCGCCTGTGGCGCCGACGCGGTGATGGTCGGCTCGCCGCTGGCCCGGGCGAGCGACGCGCCGGGTGGCGGCTTCCACTGGGGTGCCGAGGCGTGGCACGCGGACCTGCCCCGCGGTGAGCGGGTCGAGGTCGGCCTGTCCGGCACGATGGAGCAGATCCTGTTCGGCCCGTCCTGGGCGCCCGACGGCACGATGAACCTGGTCGGCGCGCTGAAGCGGGCGATGGCGACCACCGGCTACACGGAGCTGAAGGAGTTCCAGCGGGTCGAGGTCGTCGTCGGGTGA
- a CDS encoding DUF4276 family protein, protein MVEGQTESAFVSEILAPYLQAFEIYVQPVIVKTSRLADGTAFRGGGGSWRHYDSDLRKLLEASNFQWVSILIDFYAYPRDAPGADCCARPHQPRRCAEHRAQAMASAIDHPRFVPYVVLHEFETWVLAAAIGAADVLGERAVAKALNQEAETVGGDVELLNDSPSTAPSKRVLRCWPDYDKVTDGIEVIREAGLDAVIDRCPGLRSWVERLLAQ, encoded by the coding sequence GTGGTCGAGGGCCAGACTGAATCTGCCTTCGTGAGCGAGATTCTCGCGCCGTACCTGCAGGCCTTCGAGATCTATGTCCAGCCGGTGATCGTCAAGACGTCCAGGCTGGCCGACGGTACGGCGTTCCGTGGCGGCGGTGGGAGCTGGCGGCACTACGACAGCGATCTGCGGAAGCTGCTCGAGGCCAGCAACTTCCAATGGGTCTCGATCCTGATCGACTTCTATGCCTATCCGCGAGACGCCCCGGGCGCGGACTGCTGTGCCCGCCCACATCAACCGCGTCGCTGTGCCGAGCACCGTGCGCAGGCCATGGCGTCAGCGATCGACCATCCGCGCTTCGTGCCGTATGTCGTCCTGCACGAGTTCGAGACCTGGGTCCTGGCCGCGGCGATCGGAGCGGCAGACGTGCTGGGGGAAAGAGCGGTCGCGAAAGCCCTGAACCAGGAGGCGGAGACAGTCGGCGGGGACGTAGAACTGCTGAACGACTCGCCGTCGACGGCGCCATCGAAACGGGTGCTGCGGTGCTGGCCCGATTATGACAAGGTCACCGACGGTATCGAGGTGATCCGGGAGGCTGGTCTGGACGCGGTGATCGATCGCTGTCCAGGGCTGAGGTCGTGGGTCGAACGGTTGCTGGCCCAGTGA
- a CDS encoding AAA family ATPase, which produces MAAEVPLRKLEVRGLTSLSHAVLELSSSVTLLVGPNGAGKSNVVDAFEWLGRIIDRQLNDTLVTRGGFAGLLHRPTDPSRTPEAIELEVWGDWKRDVSNGYRVEVAASTDDTGIVRETMLLHDRARYPRPYTTELGAARESRLRAEAEQEAKAAYVLSVVAGCRVFHFDDTSADAPVKRRIDPADNLTLAPDARNLAAVLLRLRSADPTSYRRIVRTVRTVAPYFDDFVLETEGNSIRLRWRERGLDSVFSADNLSDGTLRFVCLAVLLLQDNAPGTIVLDEPELGLHPFAIHQLAALLRRAAKDRRVVAATQSVTLLEQFSVEEVAIVERTGAGTQIQRPDPAALEEWLADYSLGELWEKNLLGGRPRPDDSPRVVS; this is translated from the coding sequence GTGGCTGCTGAGGTGCCACTGCGCAAGCTCGAGGTTCGTGGGTTGACGTCGCTCAGCCACGCGGTCCTCGAGCTGTCCAGCTCGGTCACCTTGCTGGTCGGTCCCAACGGCGCGGGCAAGAGCAACGTCGTCGATGCCTTCGAATGGCTCGGCAGGATCATTGATCGGCAACTGAACGACACTCTGGTCACTCGGGGTGGCTTCGCCGGGCTGCTGCATCGACCGACCGATCCGAGCCGGACGCCCGAGGCGATCGAACTCGAGGTCTGGGGTGACTGGAAACGGGACGTCTCCAACGGCTACCGGGTCGAGGTCGCGGCCTCGACCGACGACACCGGGATCGTTCGGGAGACGATGCTGCTGCACGACCGCGCCAGGTATCCGAGGCCGTACACAACGGAACTCGGCGCGGCCAGAGAAAGCCGGCTGCGAGCCGAGGCCGAGCAGGAGGCCAAGGCCGCCTACGTACTGAGCGTGGTGGCCGGCTGCCGGGTCTTCCATTTCGACGACACCAGCGCTGACGCGCCGGTCAAGCGCAGGATCGATCCCGCCGACAACCTCACTTTGGCCCCCGACGCCCGGAACCTCGCGGCCGTGCTGCTGCGGTTGAGGTCAGCGGATCCAACGAGCTATCGCAGGATCGTCCGAACCGTCCGTACCGTGGCGCCGTACTTCGACGACTTCGTCCTCGAAACCGAAGGCAACTCGATCCGGCTGCGCTGGCGAGAGCGCGGTCTGGACTCTGTGTTCTCGGCCGACAACCTCAGCGACGGGACCCTACGTTTCGTGTGTCTGGCGGTCCTGCTGCTCCAGGACAACGCACCGGGCACCATCGTCCTCGACGAGCCGGAGCTCGGGCTGCATCCGTTCGCGATCCACCAGCTCGCCGCCCTGCTCCGGCGGGCGGCGAAGGATCGACGTGTTGTGGCCGCCACCCAGTCCGTGACGCTGCTGGAGCAGTTCAGCGTCGAGGAAGTAGCAATCGTCGAACGTACCGGAGCAGGTACTCAGATCCAGCGCCCAGACCCCGCGGCGCTGGAGGAGTGGTTGGCCGACTACTCCTTGGGCGAACTCTGGGAGAAGAATCTCCTGGGTGGCCGTCCGCGGCCGGATGATTCGCCGCGCGTGGTGAGCTGA